In Bombyx mori chromosome 11, ASM3026992v2, one genomic interval encodes:
- the LOC101740082 gene encoding sericin 1 isoform X21, whose protein sequence is MRFVLCCTLIALAALSVKAFGHHQKSASQSSSSRSSQESASYSSSSSSSKESSSSSSRAASSTDASSNTDSNSNSAGSSTSGGSSTYGYSSNSRDGSVSTTGSSSNTDSNSNSVGSRKSGGSSSHEDSSKSRDENVSTTGSSSNTDSNSNSAGSSTSGGSSTYGYSSNSRDGSVSSTGSSSNTDSNSNSAGSSTSGGSSTYGYSSNSRDGSVSSTGSSSNTDSNSNSVGSRKSGGSSSHEDSSKSRDETVSTTDSSSNTDSNSNSVETRKSGGSSSHEDSSKSRDENVSTTGSSSNTDSNSNSAGSSTSGGSSTYGYSSNSRDGSVSSTGSSSNTDSNSNSAGSSTSGGSSTYGYSSNSHDGSVSSTGSSSNTDSNSNSVGSRKSGGSSSHEDSSKSRDENVSTTGSSSNTDSNSNSAGSSTSGGSSTYGYSSNSRDGSVSSTGSSSYTDSNSNSAGSSTSGGSSTYGYSSNSHDGSVSSTGSSSNTDSNSNSVGSRKSGGSSSHEDSSKSRDENVSTTGSSSNTDSNSNSAGSSTSGGSSTYGYSSNSRDGSVSSTGSSSNTDSNSNSAGSSTSGGSSTYGYSSNSHDGSVSSTGSSSNTDSNSNSVESKKSGGSSSHEDSSKSRDGSVSSTGSSSNTDSNSNSAGSSTSGGSSTYGYSSNSRDGSVSSTGSSSNTDSNSNSAGSSTSGGSSTYGYSSNSHDGSVSSTGSSSNTDSISNSVGSRKSGGSSSHEDSSKSRDENVSTTGSSSNTDSNSNSAGSSTSGGSSTYGYSSNSRDGSVSSTGSSSYTDSNSNSAGSSTSGGSSTYGYSSNSHDGSVSSTGSSSNTDSNSNSVGSRKSGGSSSHEDSSKSRDENVSTTGSSSNTDSNSNSAGSSTSGGSSTYGYSSNSRDGSVSSTGSSSYTDSNSNSAGSSTSGGSSTYGYSSNSRDGSVSSTGSSSNTDSNSNSVGSRKSGGSSSHEDSSKSRDENVSTTGSSSNTDSNSNSAGSSTSGGSSTYGYSSNSRDGSVSSTGSSSNTDSNSNSAGSSTSGGSSTYGYSSNSRDGSVSSTGSSSYTDSNSNSAGSSTSGGSSTYGYSSNSRDESVSSTGSSSNTDSNSNSVGSRKSGGSSSHEDSSKSRDENVSTTGSSSNTDSNSNSAGSSTSGGSSTYGYSSNSRDGSVSSTGSSSNTDSNSNSAGSSTSGGSSTYGYSSNSHDGSVSSTGSSSNTDSNSNSVGSRKSGGSSSHEDSSKSRDGSVSSTGSSSNTDSNSNSAGSSTSGGSSTYGYSSNSRDGSVSSTGSSSYTDSNSNSAGSSTSGGSSTYGYSSNSHDGSVSSTGSSSNTDSNSNSVGSRKSDGSSSHEDSSKSRDENVSTTDSSSNTDSNSNSAGSSTSGGSSTYGYSSNSRDGSVSSTGSSSNTDSNSNSAGSSTSGGSSTYGYSSNSRDGSVSSTGSSSNTDSNSNSAGSSTSGGSSNYGYSSNSRDGGVSSTGSSSYTDSNSNSAGSSTSGGSSTYGYSSNSHDGSVSSTGSSSNTDSNSNSVGSRKSGGSSSHEDSSKSRDENVSTTGSSSNTDSNSNSAGSSTSGGSSTYGYSSNSRDGSVSSTGSSSNTDSNSNSAGSSTSGGSSTYGYSSNSRDGSVSSTGSSSYTDSNSNSAGSSTSGGSSTYGYSSNSRDESVSSTGSSSNTDSNSNSVGSRKSGGSSSHEDSSKSRDENVSTTGSSSNTDSNSNSAGSRTSGGSSTYGYSYNSRDGSVSSTGSSSNTDSNSNSAGSSTSGGSSTYGYSSNSRDESVSSTGSSSNTDSNSNSVGSRKSDGSSSHEDSSKSRDESVSTTGSSSNTDSNSSSAGSSTSGGSSTYGYSSNSGDGSVSSTGSSSNTESNSNSEGSRTSGGSSTYGYSSNSRDGSVSSTGSSSNTDSNSNSAGSSTSGGSSTYGYSSNSRDESVSSTGSSSNTDSNSNSVGSRKSDGSSSHEDSSKSRDENVSTTGSSSNTDSNSSSAGSSTSGGSSTYGYSSNSGDGSVSSTGSSSNTDSNSNSAGSSTSGGSSTYGYSSNSRDGSVSSTGSSSNTDSNSNSAGSSTSGGSSTYGYSSNSRDGSVSSTGSSSNTDSNSNSAGSSTSGSSNTHGASHGLASSGGSIASATSTPDILTIALSEDSSEVDIDLGNLGWWWNSDNKAQRAAGGATKSEASSSTQATTVSGADDSADSYTWWWNPRRSSSSSSSASSSSSGSNVGGSSQSSGSSTSGSNARGHLGTVSSTGSTSNTDSSSKSAGSRTSGGSSTYGYSSSHRGGSVSSTGSSSNTDSSTKNAGSSTSGGSSTYGYSSSHRGGSVSSTGSSSNTDSSTKNAGSSTSGGSSTYGYSSSHRGGSVSSTGSSSNTDSSTKSAGSSTSGGSSTYGYSSRHRGGRVSSTGSSSTTDASSNSVGSSTSGGSSTYGYSSNSRDGSVSSTGSSSNTDSNSNSAGSSTSGGSSTYGYSSNSRDGSVSSTGSSSNTDSNSNSAGSSTSGGSSTYGYSSNSRDGSVSSTGSSSNTDASTDLTGSSTSGGSSTYGYSSDSRDGSVSSTGSSSNTDASTDLAGSSTSGGSSTYGYSSDCGDGSVSSTGSSSNTDASTDLAGSSTSGGSSTYGYSSDSRDGSVSSTGSSSNTDASTDLAGSSTSGGSSTYGYSSNSRDGSVSSTGSSSNTDASTDLTGSSTSGGSSTYGYSSSNRDGSVLATGSSSNTDASTTEESTTSAGSSTEGYSSSSHDGSVTSTDGSSTSGGASSSSASTAKSDAASSEDGFWWWNRRKSGSGHKSATVQSSTTDKTSTDSASSTDSTSSTSGASTTTSGSSSTSGGSSTSDASSTSSSVSRSHRSGVNRLLHKPGQGKICLCFENIFDIPYHLRKNIGV, encoded by the exons AGAAATCCGCGTCCCAATCAAGTTCTTCGCGGTCATCTCAGGAGTCTGCAAGCTATAGCAGCAGCAGCAGTTCATCGA AAGAATCCTCATCCTCGAGCTCTAGGGCTGCTTCATCAACCGACGCTTCTAGCAACACTGATTCAAACTCAAACAGCGCGGGATCCAGTACATCCGGCGGTAGCAGCACTTATGGATACAGTTCCAACAGTCGTGATGGAAGTGTATCGACCACCGGCAGTTCCAGTAACACTGATTCGAATTCAAACAGCGTAGGATCCAGGAAATCCGGCGGTAGCAGCTCTCATGAAGACAGTTCCAAGAGTCGTGATGAAAATGTATCGACCACCGGCAGTTCCAGTAACACCGATTCAAACTCAAACAGCGCAGGATCCAGTACATCTGGCGGTAGCAGCACTTATGGATACAGTTCCAACAGTCGTGATGGAAGTGTATCATCCACCGGCAGTTCCAGTAACACCGATTCAAACTCAAACAGCGCAGGATCCAGTACTTCTGGCGGTAGCAGCACTTATGGATACAGCTCCAACAGTCGTGATGGAAGTGTATCATCCACCGGCAGTTCCAGTAACACTGATTCAAACTCAAACAGCGTAGGATCCAGGAAATCCGGCGGTAGCAGCTCTCATGAAGACAGTTCCAAGAGTCGTGATGAAACTGTATCGACCACCGACAGTTCCAGTAACACTGATTCAAATTCAAACAGCGTAGAAACCAGGAAATCCGGCGGTAGCAGCTCTCATGAAGACAGTTCCAAGAGTCGTGATGAAAATGTATCGACCACCGGCAGTTCCAGTAACACTGATTCAAACTCAAACAGCGCAGGATCCAGTACATCTGGCGGTAGCAGCACTTATGGATACAGCTCCAACAGTCGTGATGGAAGTGTATCATCCACCGGCAGTTCTAGTAACACTGATTCAAACTCAAACAGCGCCGGATCCAGTACATCGGGCGGTAGCAGCACTTATGGATACAGTTCCAACAGTCATGATGGAAGTGTATCATCTACCGGCAGTTCCAGTAACACTGATTCGAATTCAAACAGCGTAGGATCCAGGAAATCCGGCGGTAGCAGCTCTCATGAAGACAGTTCCAAGAGTCGTGATGAAAATGTATCGACCACCGGCAGTTCCAGTAACACTGATTCAAACTCAAACAGCGCAGGATCCAGTACATCTGGCGGTAGCAGCACTTATGGATACAGCTCCAACAGTCGTGATGGAAGTGTATCATCCACCGGCAGTTCCAGTTACACTGATTCAAACTCAAACAGCGCCGGATCCAGTACATCGGGCGGTAGCAGCACTTATGGATACAGTTCCAACAGTCATGATGGAAGTGTATCATCTACCGGCAGTTCCAGTAACACTGATTCGAATTCAAACAGCGTAGGATCCAGGAAATCCGGCGGTAGCAGCTCTCATGAAGACAGTTCCAAGAGTCGTGATGAAAATGTATCGACCACCGGCAGTTCCAGTAACACCGATTCAAACTCAAACAGCGCAGGATCCAGTACATCTGGCGGTAGCAGCACTTATGGATACAGCTCCAACAGTCGTGATGGAAGTGTATCATCCACCGGCAGTTCCAGTAACACTGATTCAAACTCAAACAGCGCCGGATCCAGTACATCGGGCGGTAGCAGCACTTATGGATACAGTTCCAACAGTCATGATGGAAGTGTATCATCTACCGGCAGTTCCAGTAACACTGATTCGAATTCAAACAGCGTAGAATCCAAGAAATCCGGCGGTAGCAGCTCTCATGAAGACAGTTCCAAGAGTCGTGATGGAAGTGTATCATCCACCGGCAGTTCCAGTAACACTGATTCAAACTCAAACAGTGCAGGATCCAGTACATCTGGCGGTAGCAGCACTTATGGATACAGCTCCAACAGTCGTGATGGAAGTGTATCATCCACCGGCAGTTCCAGTAACACTGATTCAAACTCAAACAGCGCCGGATCCAGTACATCGGGCGGTAGCAGCACTTATGGATACAGTTCCAACAGTCATGATGGAAGTGTATCATCTACCGGCAGTTCCAGTAACACTGATTCGATTTCAAACAGCGTAGGATCCAGGAAATCTGGCGGTAGCAGCTCTCATGAAGACAGTTCCAAGAGTCGTGATGAAAATGTATCGACCACCGGCAGTTCCAGTAACACCGATTCAAACTCAAACAGCGCAGGATCCAGTACATCTGGCGGTAGCAGCACTTATGGATACAGCTCCAACAGTCGTGATGGAAGTGTATCATCCACCGGCAGTTCCAGTTACACTGATTCAAACTCAAACAGCGCCGGATCCAGTACATCGGGCGGTAGCAGCACTTATGGATACAGTTCCAACAGTCATGATGGAAGTGTATCATCTACCGGCAGTTCTAGTAACACTGATTCGAATTCAAACAGCGTAGGATCCAGGAAATCCGGCGGTAGCAGCTCTCATGAAGACAGTTCCAAGAGTCGTGATGAAAATGTATCGACCACCGGCAGTTCCAGTAACACCGATTCAAACTCAAACAGCGCAGGATCCAGTACATCTGGCGGTAGCAGCACTTATGGATACAGCTCCAACAGTCGTGATGGAAGTGTATCATCCACCGGCAGTTCCAGTTACACTGATTCAAACTCAAACAGCGCCGGATCCAGTACATCGGGCGGTAGCAGCACTTATGGATACAGTTCCAACAGTCGTGATGGAAGTGTATCATCCACCGGCAGTTCCAGTAACACTGATTCGAATTCAAACAGCGTAGGATCCAGGAAATCCGGCGGTAGCAGCTCTCATGAAGACAGTTCCAAGAGTCGTGATGAAAATGTATCGACCACCGGCAGTTCCAGTAACACTGATTCAAACTCAAACAGCGCAGGATCCAGTACATCTGGCGGTAGCAGCACTTATGGATACAGTTCCAATAGTCGTGATGGAAGTGTATCATCCACCGGCAGTTCCAGTAACACTGATTCAAACTCAAACAGCGCGGGATCCAGTACATCCGGTGGTAGCAGCACTTATGGATACAGTTCCAACAGTCGTGATGGAAGTGTATCATCCACCGGCAGTTCCAGTTACACTGATTCAAACTCAAACAGCGCAGGATCCAGTACATCTGGTGGTAGCAGCACTTATGGATACAGTTCCAACAGTCGTGATGAAAGTGTATCATCCACCGGCAGTTCCAGTAACACTGATTCGAATTCAAACAGCGTAGGATCCAGGAAATCCGGCGGTAGCAGCTCTCATGAAGACAGTTCCAAGAGTCGTGATGAAAATGTATCGACCACCGGCAGTTCCAGTAACACCGATTCAAACTCAAACAGCGCAGGATCCAGTACATCTGGCGGTAGCAGCACTTATGGATACAGCTCCAACAGTCGTGATGGAAGCGTATCATCCACCGGCAGTTCCAGTAACACTGATTCAAACTCAAACAGCGCCGGATCCAGTACATCGGGCGGTAGCAGCACTTATGGATACAGTTCCAACAGTCATGATGGAAGTGTATCATCTACCGGCAGTTCCAGTAACACTGATTCGAATTCAAACAGCGTAGGTTCCAGGAAATCCGGCGGTAGCAGCTCTCATGAAGACAGTTCCAAGAGTCGTGATGGAAGTGTATCATCCACTGGCAGTTCCAGTAACACTGATTCAAACTCAAACAGCGCAGGATCCAGTACATCTGGCGGTAGCAGCACTTATGGATACAGCTCCAACAGTCGTGATGGAAGTGTATCATCCACCGGCAGTTCCAGTTACACTGATTCAAACTCAAACAGCGCAGGATCCAGTACATCGGGCGGTAGCAGCACTTATGGATACAGTTCCAACAGTCATGATGGAAGTGTATCATCTACCGGCAGTTCCAGTAACACTGATTCGAATTCAAACAGCGTAGGATCTAGGAAATCCGACGGTAGCAGCTCTCATGAAGACAGTTCCAAGAGTCGTGATGAAAATGTATCGACCACCGACAGTTCCAGTAACACCGATTCAAACTCAAACAGTGCAGGATCCAGTACATCCGGTGGTAGCAGCACTTATGGATACAGCTCCAACAGCCGTGATGGAAGTGTATCATCCACCGGCAGTTCCAGTAACACTGATTCAAACTCAAACAGCGCCGGATCCAGTACATCGGGCGGTAGCAGCACTTATGGATACAGTTCCAACAGTCGTGATGGAAGTGTATCATCCACCGGCAGTTCCAGTAACACTGATTCAAACTCAAACAGCGCGGGATCCAGTACATCCGGTGGTAGCAGCAATTATGGATACAGTTCCAACAGTCGTGATGGAGGTGTATCATCCACCGGCAGTTCCAGTTACACTGATTCAAACTCAAACAGCGCCGGATCCAGTACATCGGGCGGTAGCAGCACTTATGGATACAGTTCCAACAGTCATGATGGAAGTGTATCATCTACCGGCAGTTCCAGTAACACTGATTCGAATTCAAACAGCGTAGGTTCCAGGAAATCCGGCGGTAGCAGCTCTCATGAAGACAGTTCCAAGAGTCGTGATGAAAATGTATCGACCACCGGCAGTTCCAGTAACACTGATTCAAACTCAAACAGCGCAGGATCCAGTACATCTGGCGGTAGCAGCACTTATGGATACAGTTCCAATAGTCGTGATGGAAGTGTATCATCCACCGGCAGTTCCAGTAACACTGATTCAAACTCAAACAGCGCGGGATCCAGTACATCCGGTGGTAGCAGCACTTATGGATACAGTTCCAACAGTCGTGATGGAAGTGTATCATCCACCGGCAGTTCCAGTTACACTGATTCAAACTCAAACAGCGCAGGATCCAGTACATCTGGTGGTAGCAGCACTTATGGATACAGTTCCAACAGTCGTGATGAAAGTGTATCATCCACCGGCAGTTCCAGTAACACTGATTCGAATTCAAACAGCGTAGGATCCAGGAAATCCGGCGGTAGCAGCTCTCATGAAGACAGTTCCAAGAGTCGTGATGAAAATGTATCGACCACCGGCAGTTCCAGTAACACTGATTCAAACTCAAACAGCGCAGGATCCAGAACATCTGGCGGTAGCAGCACTTATggatatagttacaacagtcGTGATGGAAGTGTATCATCCACCGGCAGTTCCAGTAACACTGATTCAAACTCAAACAGCGCAGGATCCAGTACATCTGGTGGTAGCAGCACTTATGGATACAGTTCCAACAGTCGTGATGAAAGTGTATCATCCACCGGCAGTTCCAGTAACACTGATTCGAATTCAAACAGCGTAGGATCCAGGAAATCCGACGGTAGCAGCTCTCATGAAGACAGTTCCAAGAGTCGTGATGAAAGTGTATCGACCACCGGCAGTTCCAGTAACACTGATTCAAACTCAAGCAGCGCAGGATCCAGTACATCCGGTGGTAGCAGCACTTATGGATACAGCTCCAACAGTGGTGATGGAAGTGTATCATCCACCGGCAGTTCCAGTAACACTGAGTCAAACTCAAACAGCGAAGGATCCAGAACATCTGGCGGTAGCAGCACTTATGGATACAGTTCCAACAGTCGTGATGGAAGTGTATCATCCACCGGCAGTTCCAGTAACACTGATTCAAACTCAAACAGCGCAGGATCCAGTACATCTGGTGGTAGCAGCACTTATGGATACAGTTCCAACAGTCGTGATGAAAGTGTATCATCCACCGGCAGTTCCAGTAACACTGATTCGAATTCAAACAGCGTAGGATCCAGGAAATCCGACGGTAGCAGCTCTCATGAAGACAGTTCCAAGAGTCGTGATGAAAATGTATCGACCACCGGCAGTTCCAGTAACACTGATTCAAACTCAAGCAGCGCAGGATCCAGTACATCCGGTGGTAGCAGCACTTATGGATACAGCTCCAACAGTGGTGATGGAAGTGTATCATCCACCGGCAGTTCCAGTAACACTGATTCAAACTCAAACAGCGCAGGATCCAGTACATCTGGCGGTAGCAGCACTTATGGATACAGCTCCAACAGTCGTGATGGAAGTGTATCATCCACCGGCAGTTCCAGTAACACTGATTCAAACTCAAACAGCGCAGGATCCAGTACATCTGGCGGTAGCAGCACTTATGGATACAGCTCCAACAGTCGTGATGGAAGTGTATCATCCACCGGCAGTTCCAGTAACACTGATTCAAACTCAAACAGCGCAGGATCCAGTACATCTGGCAGTAGCAACACTCATGGTGCCAGCCATGGTTTGGCATCATCTGGCGGTAGTATAGCATCAGCAACTAGTACTCCTGACATACTTACCATAG CACTAAGTGAAGACTCTTCCGAGGTGGATATTGATCTTGGCAATTTAGGCTGGTGGTGGAATTCAGACAATAAGGCACAAAGAGCGGCAGGCGGCGCAACAAAGTCTGAAGCTTCATCATCCACTCAAG ctaCTACAGTCAGTGGCGCAGACGACAGTGCTGATTCTTACACCTGGTGGTGGAATCCTAGACGATCAAGCAGCTCCTCTTCATCAGCAAGTTCTAGCAGCTCTGGCTCCAATGTTGGTGGTTCCTCTCAATCCAGCGGTAGCAGCACTTCTGGAAGTAATGCCCGCGGTCATCTAGGAACCGTTTCGTCCACTGGCAGTACCAGTAACACCGATTCAAGCTCAAAAAGTGCAGGATCCCGTACATCCGGCGGTAGCAGCACTTATGGATATAGCTCCAGCCATCGTGGTGGAAGCGTATCATCCACCGGCAGTTCCAGCAACACTGATTCAAGCACAAAGAATGCAGGATCCAGTACATCCGGCGGTAGCAGCACTTATGGATATAGCTCCAGCCATCGTGGTGGAAGCGTATCATCCACCGGCAGTTCCAGCAACACTGATTCAAGCACAAAGAATGCAGGATCCAGTACATCTGGCGGTAGCAGCACTTATGGATATAGCTCTAGCCATCGTGGTGGAAGTGTATCATCCACCGGCAGTTCCAGCAACACTGATTCAAGCACAAAGAGTGCAGGATCCAGTACATCCGGCGGTAGCAGCACTTACGGATATAGCTCCAGGCATCGTGGTGGACGCGTATCATCCACCGGCAGTTCCAGCACAACTGATGCAAGCTCAAACAGCGTAGGATCTAGTACATCCGGCGGTAGCAGCACTTATGGATACAGTTCCAACAGTCGTGATGGAAGTGTATCATCCACCGGCAGTTCCAGTAACACTGATTCAAACTCAAACAGCGCGGGATCCAGTACATCCGGTGGTAGCAGCACTTATGGATACAGTTCCAACAGTCGTGATGGAAGTGTATCATCCACCGGCAGTTCCAGTAACACTGATTCAAACTCAAACAGCGCGGGATCCAGTACATCCGGTGGTAGCAGCACTTATGGATACAGTTCCAACAGTCGTGATGGAAGTGTATCATCCACCGGCAGTTCCAGTAACACTGATGCAAGCACAGACCTTACAGGATCCAGTACATCCGGCGGTAGCAGCACTTATGGATACAGTTCCGACAGTCGTGATGGAAGTGTATCATCCACCGGCAGTTCCAGTAACACTGATGCAAGCACAGACCTGGCAGGATCCAGTACATCTGGCGGTAGCAGCACTTATGGATACAGTTCCGACTGTGGTGATGGAAGTGTATCATCCACCGGCAGTTCCAGTAACACTGATGCAAGCACAGACCTTGCAGGATCCAGTACATCCGGCGGTAGCAGCACTTATGGATACAGTTCCGACAGTCGTGATGGAAGTGTATCATCCACCGGCAGTTCCAGTAACACTGATGCAAGCACAGACCTTGCAGGATCCAGTACATCGGGCGGTAGCAGCACTTATGGATACAGTTCCAACAGTCGTGATGGAAGTGTATCATCCACCGGCAGTTCCAGTAACACTGATGCAAGCACAGACCTTACAGGATCCAGTACATCCGGCGGTAGCAGCACTTATGGATATAGCTCAAGCAATCGTGATGGAAGTGTATTGGCCACTGGCAGTTCCAGTAACACTGATGCAAGCACCACAGAAGAATCCACCACGTCCGCTGGTAGCAGCACTGAAGGATATAGTTCCAGTAGCCATGATGGAAGCGTAACATCCACCGACGGTTCCAGCACAAGTGGAGGAGCTTCTTCCAGCTCAG CGTCAACCGCCAAAAGCGACGCCGCGTCATCTGAAGACGGTTTCTGGTGGTGGAATAGAAGGAAATCAGGATCCGGTCACAAAAGCGCTACCGTACAGTCATCCACAACCGATAAGACGAGCACCGACAGTGCCAGCAGCACCGATTCCACCTCAAGCACGTCCGGGGCAAGCACAACCACTTCAGGCAGTTCTTCTACCTCGGGCGGTTCAAGTACATCGGACGCTTCCTCCACTTCGTCTAGTGTTTCCAGAAGTCATCGTTCAGGCGTGAACAGACTTTTACACAAGCCTGGTCAAGGAAAAATATGCCTTTGCTTCGAAAACATATTCGATATTCCTTACCATCTCCGTAAGAATATCGGTGTTTAA